One Aegilops tauschii subsp. strangulata cultivar AL8/78 chromosome 7, Aet v6.0, whole genome shotgun sequence genomic window carries:
- the LOC141027235 gene encoding uncharacterized protein, producing the protein CLATALSPLFLASPPRHRETWGYRGVRARPSGGFSTKIRFRGMRLGLGNFDTANEAARAYDAAAWRLRWPHRTLNFPNVPTRERAQELAPLPRLITDEDRRDNRRREHCLGIAEMDEDAMALWRQRFPQDIINERDFYEQRRVERDKRRAERAAYREDKRRRKADAQFNMRLGAASPWESDDDRDLQACLRSVYNDSEEQLEQEIASMQGSTTSSTFGHRHAIDDCRRSAATKLSSGHRVPPQ; encoded by the exons tgcctcgccaccgctctctccccgctctttctcgcctcgccgccacgtcaccgggaaacttggggataccgcggcgtccgcgcgcgcccctccggcggcttctccaccaagatccggttccgcgggatgcgcctcggcctcggcaatttcgacaccgccaacgaggccgcccgtgcgtatgacgcggcggcgtggcgcctccggtggcctcatagaacattgaacttccccaacgtgccgacgcgggagcgggcacaggagctcgcgcctctgccgcggcttatcaccgacgaggatcgtcgcgacaaccggaggcgggagcactgtctcggcatcgccgagatggatgAGGATGCCATGGCGCTatggcgccaacgcttcccgcaggacatcatcaacgagcgcgatttctacgagcaaaggagggtggagagggataagaggagggcggagcgagccgcctatcgcgaggacaagcgtcggcgaaaagcggacgctcaattcaacatgaggctaggagcagcgtcgccctgggaatccgacgacgatcgggaTCTTCAAGC CTGCTTGCGCTCCGTCTACAACGACTCCGAGGAGCAGCTCGAGCAGGAGATCGCCTCAATGCAGGGATCGACGACGTCTTCTACCTTCGGCCACCGTCACGCCATCGACGATTGTCGTCGTTCTGCTGCTACTAAGCTTTCATCGGGCCACCGTGTGCCTCCGCAGTGA